The following coding sequences lie in one Salmo salar chromosome ssa13, Ssal_v3.1, whole genome shotgun sequence genomic window:
- the idd gene encoding integral membrane protein DGCR2/IDD isoform X3: MWGNQLRCSPGQFACRSGKMQCIPMSWQCDGWAACEDKSDELDCPPMKEETFHFANGFGNGFDQVEDVIGVAQPVRFNKKCPSGWHHYEKTASCYKVYLRNENYWQAVDTCQKVNGSLATFVTNEELQFILKIEVDFDTEVCERRDQCKFWVGYQYVITNQNHSLEGHWEVSYKGLMQVFLPPEGLTNFGEASPTQDNIFCAQLQRFQIKSMNERGLHSWHAENCYKKFPFLCKRRQTCVDIKDQVVTEGYYFTPKGEDPCLSCTCHNGEPEMCVAALCNRPEGCKNFGKDPKECCKFTCLDREGSSLFDSMASGMRLIVSCISSFLILSLLLFMVHRLRQRRRQRIQTLLGVHHFNLGRRVPGFDYGPDAFGTGLTPLHLSDDGERGAFHFQEPPPPYAAYKYPDIQHPDDPPPPYEASINPDSVLYVDLARHGVQMIPSQMRDVVDAMTDAPAPPVPMSSQEREDSMDSSTLLVGPDTPTDSHALESMPVDCSNSSSLSTVV; encoded by the exons ATGTGGGGGAATC AACTGCGCTGCAGCCCTGGACAGTTTGCCTGCCGCAGTGGGAAGATGCAATGCATCCCCATGTCCTGGCAGTGTGATGGCTGGGCGGCTTGTGAGGACAAGAGCGATGAGTTGGACTGCCCCC CCATGAAAGAGGAGACGTTTCACTTTGCCAATGGGTTTGGTAATGGGTTTGACCAAGTGGAGGATGTCATCGGTGTGGCCCAGCCTGTGCGCTTTAACA AGAAGTGCCCTAGTGGGTGGCATCACTACGAGAAGACAGCCAGCTGTTACAAAGTGTACCTGAGGAATGAGAACTACTGGCAGGCTGTGGACACGTGTCAGAAAGTCAATGGCTCGTTGGCGACCTTCGTCACCAACGAGGAACTGCAGTTCATCCTCAAGATTGAGGTGGATTTCGACACGGAAGTGTGCGAGCGCAGAGACCAGTGCAA GTTCTGGGTGGGTTACCAGTATGTCATCACCAATCAGAACCATTCACTGGAGGGCCATTGGGAAGTGTCATATAAAG GGTTGATGCAGGTGTTCCTGCCGCCAGAGGGCCTGACTAACTTTGGAGAGGCATCTCCGACCCAGGACAACATCTTCTGTGCCCAGCTGCAGCGCTTTCAGATCAAGAGTATGAACGAGCGCGGCCTTCACAGCTGGCACGCCGAGAACTGCTACAAGAAGTTCCCCTTCCTGTGCAAGAGGA GGCAGACATGTGTGGACATAAAGGACCAGGTGGTGACCGAGGGGTACTACTTCACCCCTAAGGGGGAAGACCCGTGCCTGAGCTGCACATGTCACAACGGCGAGCCAGAGATGTGTGTGGCTGCGCTGTGTAATCGGCCGGAGGGCTGCAAGAACTTCGGCAAGGACCCCAAGGAGTGCTGCAAGTTCACCTGCCTGGATCGAG AAGGCAGCAGCCTGTTTGACTCTATGGCCAGTGGGATGCGTCTGATCGTCAGCTGCATCTCCTccttcctcatcctctctctgctGCTTTTCATGGTGCACAGGCTCCGGCAGCGCAGACGCCAGCGCATCCAAACACTCCTTGGAG ttcaCCATTTCAACCTTGGGCGCCGAGTCCCAGGCTTTGACTACGGCCCGGACGCTTTTGGCACTGGCCTCactcccctgcacctctctgatgatggagagagaggtgcaTTTCATTTCCAGGAACCTCCCCCTCCCTACGCTGCCTATAAATACCCTGACATCCAGCACCCAGATGACCCCCCTCCTCCCTACGAAGCCTCCATCAACCCTGACAGCGTCCTCTATGTGGACCTCG CACGCCATGGCGTTCAGATGATCCCTAGTCAGATGAGGGACGTGGTAGATGCCATGACAGACGCCCCAGCGCCACCTGTCCCAATGTCCTCCCAGGAGCGGGAGGACTCCATGGACAGCAGCACCCTCCTGGTGGGGCCCGACACCCCCACAGACAGCCACGCCCTTGAATCCATGCCTGTAGACTGCAGCAACAGCTCCTCCCTCAGCACCGTGGTATAG
- the LOC106568212 gene encoding testis-specific serine/threonine-protein kinase 1 — protein sequence MDDSLVLKKRGYTLGISLGEGSYAKVKSAYSERLKTNVAIKIINRKKAPPDFLEKFLPRELDILASLNHRNIVKTFEIFETSEGKVYMIMELGVQGDLLEFIKFRGALPEDFTRKLFKQLSLAIKFAHALDVVHRDLKCENLLLDQDFNLKVSDFGFARRIKYDEDGQMILSKTFCGSAAYASPEVLQGVPYNPKVYDVWSMGVVLFIMLCGSMPYDDSNIKKMLKIQKEHRIDFPRSKAVPTEYKDLIYRMLNPDVAQRVEIDDILEHVWVQSKSHDGSTRGEDGPSTSEAACSKKERKGESSKNESKHPHGNENKKGVKAEAEAKSEPKPSVESKEAAGTSKHTKKKLFPDARNNIPADS from the coding sequence ATGGATGACTCACTGGTGCTTAAGAAACGGGGCTATACATTGGGCATCAGTTTAGGCGAGGGGTCGTACGCCAAAGTAAAATCCGCTTATTCCGAGCGTCTGAAGACCAATGTGGCAATCAAAATTATTAACAGAAAAAAGGCGCCGCCGGATTTTTTGGAGAAGTTCTTGCCCCGGGAACTGGACATTCTTGCATCCCTAAACCACCGCAACATCGTCAAGACCTTCGAGATCTTCGAGACTTCAGAAGGCAAGGTGTATATGATTATGGAGCTTGGTGTGCAAGGGGACCTACTGGAGTTCATCAAATTCAGGGGTGCTTTGCCCGAAGATTTCACCAGAAAACTGTTTAAACAGCTGTCACTTGCAATAAAATTCGCACACGCCCTAGATGTTGTTCATAGAGACTTGAAATGTGAAAACCTGCTATTGGACCAAGACTTTAACCTCAAAGTGTCAGACTTTGGTTTCGCCAGGAGGATCAAATATGATGAGGATGGACAAATGATTCTCAGCAAAACGTTCTGTGGCTCTGCAGCCTATGCATCACCAGAGGTATTACAGGGGGTCCCATACAACCCCAAAGTGTATGACGTTTGGAGTATGGGGGTCGTTCTATTCATTATGCTCTGTGGGTCTATGCCCTATGATGACTCCAATATCAAGAAGATGCTGAAGATTCAGAAAGAGCATCGCATTGACTTCCCACGCAGCAAAGCTGTCCCGACAGAGTACAAAGACTTGATATATCGCATGCTTAACCCCGATGTGGCCCAGAGGGTAGAGATTGACGATATCCTTGAGCATGTATGGGTGCAGTCCAAATCACATGATGGTAGTACGAGAGGGGAAGATGGGCCTTCCACATCGGAAGCAGCTTGCTCCAAAAAGGAAAGGAAGGGTGAAAGTAGTAAGAATGAAAGTAAGCATCCTCATGGCAATGAGAACAAGAAAGGGGTGAAAGCAGAGGCTGAGGCCAAATCAGAACCAAAACCTTCAGTGGAGAGCAAAGAGGCAGCTGGAACATCTAAGCACACCAAGAAAAAATTATTCCCTGATGCAAGGAACAACATCCCTGCTGATTCCTGA
- the idd gene encoding integral membrane protein DGCR2/IDD isoform X2 — MWGNRPRLALARLLSELRCSPGQFACRSGKMQCIPMSWQCDGWAACEDKSDELDCPPMKEETFHFANGFGNGFDQVEDVIGVAQPVRFNKKCPSGWHHYEKTASCYKVYLRNENYWQAVDTCQKVNGSLATFVTNEELQFILKIEVDFDTEVCERRDQCKFWVGYQYVITNQNHSLEGHWEVSYKGLMQVFLPPEGLTNFGEASPTQDNIFCAQLQRFQIKSMNERGLHSWHAENCYKKFPFLCKRRQTCVDIKDQVVTEGYYFTPKGEDPCLSCTCHNGEPEMCVAALCNRPEGCKNFGKDPKECCKFTCLDREGSSLFDSMASGMRLIVSCISSFLILSLLLFMVHRLRQRRRQRIQTLLGVHHFNLGRRVPGFDYGPDAFGTGLTPLHLSDDGERGAFHFQEPPPPYAAYKYPDIQHPDDPPPPYEASINPDSVLYVDLARHGVQMIPSQMRDVVDAMTDAPAPPVPMSSQEREDSMDSSTLLVGPDTPTDSHALESMPVDCSNSSSLSTVV; from the exons ATGTGGGGGAATC gtCCAAGGCTAGCTCTGGCAAGATTATTGTCAG AACTGCGCTGCAGCCCTGGACAGTTTGCCTGCCGCAGTGGGAAGATGCAATGCATCCCCATGTCCTGGCAGTGTGATGGCTGGGCGGCTTGTGAGGACAAGAGCGATGAGTTGGACTGCCCCC CCATGAAAGAGGAGACGTTTCACTTTGCCAATGGGTTTGGTAATGGGTTTGACCAAGTGGAGGATGTCATCGGTGTGGCCCAGCCTGTGCGCTTTAACA AGAAGTGCCCTAGTGGGTGGCATCACTACGAGAAGACAGCCAGCTGTTACAAAGTGTACCTGAGGAATGAGAACTACTGGCAGGCTGTGGACACGTGTCAGAAAGTCAATGGCTCGTTGGCGACCTTCGTCACCAACGAGGAACTGCAGTTCATCCTCAAGATTGAGGTGGATTTCGACACGGAAGTGTGCGAGCGCAGAGACCAGTGCAA GTTCTGGGTGGGTTACCAGTATGTCATCACCAATCAGAACCATTCACTGGAGGGCCATTGGGAAGTGTCATATAAAG GGTTGATGCAGGTGTTCCTGCCGCCAGAGGGCCTGACTAACTTTGGAGAGGCATCTCCGACCCAGGACAACATCTTCTGTGCCCAGCTGCAGCGCTTTCAGATCAAGAGTATGAACGAGCGCGGCCTTCACAGCTGGCACGCCGAGAACTGCTACAAGAAGTTCCCCTTCCTGTGCAAGAGGA GGCAGACATGTGTGGACATAAAGGACCAGGTGGTGACCGAGGGGTACTACTTCACCCCTAAGGGGGAAGACCCGTGCCTGAGCTGCACATGTCACAACGGCGAGCCAGAGATGTGTGTGGCTGCGCTGTGTAATCGGCCGGAGGGCTGCAAGAACTTCGGCAAGGACCCCAAGGAGTGCTGCAAGTTCACCTGCCTGGATCGAG AAGGCAGCAGCCTGTTTGACTCTATGGCCAGTGGGATGCGTCTGATCGTCAGCTGCATCTCCTccttcctcatcctctctctgctGCTTTTCATGGTGCACAGGCTCCGGCAGCGCAGACGCCAGCGCATCCAAACACTCCTTGGAG ttcaCCATTTCAACCTTGGGCGCCGAGTCCCAGGCTTTGACTACGGCCCGGACGCTTTTGGCACTGGCCTCactcccctgcacctctctgatgatggagagagaggtgcaTTTCATTTCCAGGAACCTCCCCCTCCCTACGCTGCCTATAAATACCCTGACATCCAGCACCCAGATGACCCCCCTCCTCCCTACGAAGCCTCCATCAACCCTGACAGCGTCCTCTATGTGGACCTCG CACGCCATGGCGTTCAGATGATCCCTAGTCAGATGAGGGACGTGGTAGATGCCATGACAGACGCCCCAGCGCCACCTGTCCCAATGTCCTCCCAGGAGCGGGAGGACTCCATGGACAGCAGCACCCTCCTGGTGGGGCCCGACACCCCCACAGACAGCCACGCCCTTGAATCCATGCCTGTAGACTGCAGCAACAGCTCCTCCCTCAGCACCGTGGTATAG
- the idd gene encoding integral membrane protein DGCR2/IDD isoform X4, producing MQCIPMSWQCDGWAACEDKSDELDCPPMKEETFHFANGFGNGFDQVEDVIGVAQPVRFNKKCPSGWHHYEKTASCYKVYLRNENYWQAVDTCQKVNGSLATFVTNEELQFILKIEVDFDTEVCERRDQCKFWVGYQYVITNQNHSLEGHWEVSYKGLMQVFLPPEGLTNFGEASPTQDNIFCAQLQRFQIKSMNERGLHSWHAENCYKKFPFLCKRRQTCVDIKDQVVTEGYYFTPKGEDPCLSCTCHNGEPEMCVAALCNRPEGCKNFGKDPKECCKFTCLDREGSSLFDSMASGMRLIVSCISSFLILSLLLFMVHRLRQRRRQRIQTLLGVHHFNLGRRVPGFDYGPDAFGTGLTPLHLSDDGERGAFHFQEPPPPYAAYKYPDIQHPDDPPPPYEASINPDSVLYVDLARHGVQMIPSQMRDVVDAMTDAPAPPVPMSSQEREDSMDSSTLLVGPDTPTDSHALESMPVDCSNSSSLSTVV from the exons ATGCAATGCATCCCCATGTCCTGGCAGTGTGATGGCTGGGCGGCTTGTGAGGACAAGAGCGATGAGTTGGACTGCCCCC CCATGAAAGAGGAGACGTTTCACTTTGCCAATGGGTTTGGTAATGGGTTTGACCAAGTGGAGGATGTCATCGGTGTGGCCCAGCCTGTGCGCTTTAACA AGAAGTGCCCTAGTGGGTGGCATCACTACGAGAAGACAGCCAGCTGTTACAAAGTGTACCTGAGGAATGAGAACTACTGGCAGGCTGTGGACACGTGTCAGAAAGTCAATGGCTCGTTGGCGACCTTCGTCACCAACGAGGAACTGCAGTTCATCCTCAAGATTGAGGTGGATTTCGACACGGAAGTGTGCGAGCGCAGAGACCAGTGCAA GTTCTGGGTGGGTTACCAGTATGTCATCACCAATCAGAACCATTCACTGGAGGGCCATTGGGAAGTGTCATATAAAG GGTTGATGCAGGTGTTCCTGCCGCCAGAGGGCCTGACTAACTTTGGAGAGGCATCTCCGACCCAGGACAACATCTTCTGTGCCCAGCTGCAGCGCTTTCAGATCAAGAGTATGAACGAGCGCGGCCTTCACAGCTGGCACGCCGAGAACTGCTACAAGAAGTTCCCCTTCCTGTGCAAGAGGA GGCAGACATGTGTGGACATAAAGGACCAGGTGGTGACCGAGGGGTACTACTTCACCCCTAAGGGGGAAGACCCGTGCCTGAGCTGCACATGTCACAACGGCGAGCCAGAGATGTGTGTGGCTGCGCTGTGTAATCGGCCGGAGGGCTGCAAGAACTTCGGCAAGGACCCCAAGGAGTGCTGCAAGTTCACCTGCCTGGATCGAG AAGGCAGCAGCCTGTTTGACTCTATGGCCAGTGGGATGCGTCTGATCGTCAGCTGCATCTCCTccttcctcatcctctctctgctGCTTTTCATGGTGCACAGGCTCCGGCAGCGCAGACGCCAGCGCATCCAAACACTCCTTGGAG ttcaCCATTTCAACCTTGGGCGCCGAGTCCCAGGCTTTGACTACGGCCCGGACGCTTTTGGCACTGGCCTCactcccctgcacctctctgatgatggagagagaggtgcaTTTCATTTCCAGGAACCTCCCCCTCCCTACGCTGCCTATAAATACCCTGACATCCAGCACCCAGATGACCCCCCTCCTCCCTACGAAGCCTCCATCAACCCTGACAGCGTCCTCTATGTGGACCTCG CACGCCATGGCGTTCAGATGATCCCTAGTCAGATGAGGGACGTGGTAGATGCCATGACAGACGCCCCAGCGCCACCTGTCCCAATGTCCTCCCAGGAGCGGGAGGACTCCATGGACAGCAGCACCCTCCTGGTGGGGCCCGACACCCCCACAGACAGCCACGCCCTTGAATCCATGCCTGTAGACTGCAGCAACAGCTCCTCCCTCAGCACCGTGGTATAG
- the idd gene encoding integral membrane protein DGCR2/IDD isoform X1, translating to MLPKADSSSYVLLSLFVLTLTDPPRAELRCSPGQFACRSGKMQCIPMSWQCDGWAACEDKSDELDCPPMKEETFHFANGFGNGFDQVEDVIGVAQPVRFNKKCPSGWHHYEKTASCYKVYLRNENYWQAVDTCQKVNGSLATFVTNEELQFILKIEVDFDTEVCERRDQCKFWVGYQYVITNQNHSLEGHWEVSYKGLMQVFLPPEGLTNFGEASPTQDNIFCAQLQRFQIKSMNERGLHSWHAENCYKKFPFLCKRRQTCVDIKDQVVTEGYYFTPKGEDPCLSCTCHNGEPEMCVAALCNRPEGCKNFGKDPKECCKFTCLDREGSSLFDSMASGMRLIVSCISSFLILSLLLFMVHRLRQRRRQRIQTLLGVHHFNLGRRVPGFDYGPDAFGTGLTPLHLSDDGERGAFHFQEPPPPYAAYKYPDIQHPDDPPPPYEASINPDSVLYVDLARHGVQMIPSQMRDVVDAMTDAPAPPVPMSSQEREDSMDSSTLLVGPDTPTDSHALESMPVDCSNSSSLSTVV from the exons ATGTTGCCAAAGGCTGACAGCAGCAGTTacgtcctcctctctcttttcgtCCTCACATTAACAGACCCACCACGGGCAG AACTGCGCTGCAGCCCTGGACAGTTTGCCTGCCGCAGTGGGAAGATGCAATGCATCCCCATGTCCTGGCAGTGTGATGGCTGGGCGGCTTGTGAGGACAAGAGCGATGAGTTGGACTGCCCCC CCATGAAAGAGGAGACGTTTCACTTTGCCAATGGGTTTGGTAATGGGTTTGACCAAGTGGAGGATGTCATCGGTGTGGCCCAGCCTGTGCGCTTTAACA AGAAGTGCCCTAGTGGGTGGCATCACTACGAGAAGACAGCCAGCTGTTACAAAGTGTACCTGAGGAATGAGAACTACTGGCAGGCTGTGGACACGTGTCAGAAAGTCAATGGCTCGTTGGCGACCTTCGTCACCAACGAGGAACTGCAGTTCATCCTCAAGATTGAGGTGGATTTCGACACGGAAGTGTGCGAGCGCAGAGACCAGTGCAA GTTCTGGGTGGGTTACCAGTATGTCATCACCAATCAGAACCATTCACTGGAGGGCCATTGGGAAGTGTCATATAAAG GGTTGATGCAGGTGTTCCTGCCGCCAGAGGGCCTGACTAACTTTGGAGAGGCATCTCCGACCCAGGACAACATCTTCTGTGCCCAGCTGCAGCGCTTTCAGATCAAGAGTATGAACGAGCGCGGCCTTCACAGCTGGCACGCCGAGAACTGCTACAAGAAGTTCCCCTTCCTGTGCAAGAGGA GGCAGACATGTGTGGACATAAAGGACCAGGTGGTGACCGAGGGGTACTACTTCACCCCTAAGGGGGAAGACCCGTGCCTGAGCTGCACATGTCACAACGGCGAGCCAGAGATGTGTGTGGCTGCGCTGTGTAATCGGCCGGAGGGCTGCAAGAACTTCGGCAAGGACCCCAAGGAGTGCTGCAAGTTCACCTGCCTGGATCGAG AAGGCAGCAGCCTGTTTGACTCTATGGCCAGTGGGATGCGTCTGATCGTCAGCTGCATCTCCTccttcctcatcctctctctgctGCTTTTCATGGTGCACAGGCTCCGGCAGCGCAGACGCCAGCGCATCCAAACACTCCTTGGAG ttcaCCATTTCAACCTTGGGCGCCGAGTCCCAGGCTTTGACTACGGCCCGGACGCTTTTGGCACTGGCCTCactcccctgcacctctctgatgatggagagagaggtgcaTTTCATTTCCAGGAACCTCCCCCTCCCTACGCTGCCTATAAATACCCTGACATCCAGCACCCAGATGACCCCCCTCCTCCCTACGAAGCCTCCATCAACCCTGACAGCGTCCTCTATGTGGACCTCG CACGCCATGGCGTTCAGATGATCCCTAGTCAGATGAGGGACGTGGTAGATGCCATGACAGACGCCCCAGCGCCACCTGTCCCAATGTCCTCCCAGGAGCGGGAGGACTCCATGGACAGCAGCACCCTCCTGGTGGGGCCCGACACCCCCACAGACAGCCACGCCCTTGAATCCATGCCTGTAGACTGCAGCAACAGCTCCTCCCTCAGCACCGTGGTATAG
- the idd gene encoding Integral membrane protein DGCR2/IDD: protein MLPKADSSSYVLLSLFVLTLTDPPRAGPRLALARLLSELRCSPGQFACRSGKMQCIPMSWQCDGWAACEDKSDELDCPPMKEETFHFANGFGNGFDQVEDVIGVAQPVRFNKKCPSGWHHYEKTASCYKVYLRNENYWQAVDTCQKVNGSLATFVTNEELQFILKIEVDFDTEVCERRDQCKFWVGYQYVITNQNHSLEGHWEVSYKGLMQVFLPPEGLTNFGEASPTQDNIFCAQLQRFQIKSMNERGLHSWHAENCYKKFPFLCKRRQTCVDIKDQVVTEGYYFTPKGEDPCLSCTCHNGEPEMCVAALCNRPEGCKNFGKDPKECCKFTCLDREGSSLFDSMASGMRLIVSCISSFLILSLLLFMVHRLRQRRRQRIQTLLGVHHFNLGRRVPGFDYGPDAFGTGLTPLHLSDDGERGAFHFQEPPPPYAAYKYPDIQHPDDPPPPYEASINPDSVLYVDLARHGVQMIPSQMRDVVDAMTDAPAPPVPMSSQEREDSMDSSTLLVGPDTPTDSHALESMPVDCSNSSSLSTVV from the exons ATGTTGCCAAAGGCTGACAGCAGCAGTTacgtcctcctctctcttttcgtCCTCACATTAACAGACCCACCACGGGCAG gtCCAAGGCTAGCTCTGGCAAGATTATTGTCAG AACTGCGCTGCAGCCCTGGACAGTTTGCCTGCCGCAGTGGGAAGATGCAATGCATCCCCATGTCCTGGCAGTGTGATGGCTGGGCGGCTTGTGAGGACAAGAGCGATGAGTTGGACTGCCCCC CCATGAAAGAGGAGACGTTTCACTTTGCCAATGGGTTTGGTAATGGGTTTGACCAAGTGGAGGATGTCATCGGTGTGGCCCAGCCTGTGCGCTTTAACA AGAAGTGCCCTAGTGGGTGGCATCACTACGAGAAGACAGCCAGCTGTTACAAAGTGTACCTGAGGAATGAGAACTACTGGCAGGCTGTGGACACGTGTCAGAAAGTCAATGGCTCGTTGGCGACCTTCGTCACCAACGAGGAACTGCAGTTCATCCTCAAGATTGAGGTGGATTTCGACACGGAAGTGTGCGAGCGCAGAGACCAGTGCAA GTTCTGGGTGGGTTACCAGTATGTCATCACCAATCAGAACCATTCACTGGAGGGCCATTGGGAAGTGTCATATAAAG GGTTGATGCAGGTGTTCCTGCCGCCAGAGGGCCTGACTAACTTTGGAGAGGCATCTCCGACCCAGGACAACATCTTCTGTGCCCAGCTGCAGCGCTTTCAGATCAAGAGTATGAACGAGCGCGGCCTTCACAGCTGGCACGCCGAGAACTGCTACAAGAAGTTCCCCTTCCTGTGCAAGAGGA GGCAGACATGTGTGGACATAAAGGACCAGGTGGTGACCGAGGGGTACTACTTCACCCCTAAGGGGGAAGACCCGTGCCTGAGCTGCACATGTCACAACGGCGAGCCAGAGATGTGTGTGGCTGCGCTGTGTAATCGGCCGGAGGGCTGCAAGAACTTCGGCAAGGACCCCAAGGAGTGCTGCAAGTTCACCTGCCTGGATCGAG AAGGCAGCAGCCTGTTTGACTCTATGGCCAGTGGGATGCGTCTGATCGTCAGCTGCATCTCCTccttcctcatcctctctctgctGCTTTTCATGGTGCACAGGCTCCGGCAGCGCAGACGCCAGCGCATCCAAACACTCCTTGGAG ttcaCCATTTCAACCTTGGGCGCCGAGTCCCAGGCTTTGACTACGGCCCGGACGCTTTTGGCACTGGCCTCactcccctgcacctctctgatgatggagagagaggtgcaTTTCATTTCCAGGAACCTCCCCCTCCCTACGCTGCCTATAAATACCCTGACATCCAGCACCCAGATGACCCCCCTCCTCCCTACGAAGCCTCCATCAACCCTGACAGCGTCCTCTATGTGGACCTCG CACGCCATGGCGTTCAGATGATCCCTAGTCAGATGAGGGACGTGGTAGATGCCATGACAGACGCCCCAGCGCCACCTGTCCCAATGTCCTCCCAGGAGCGGGAGGACTCCATGGACAGCAGCACCCTCCTGGTGGGGCCCGACACCCCCACAGACAGCCACGCCCTTGAATCCATGCCTGTAGACTGCAGCAACAGCTCCTCCCTCAGCACCGTGGTATAG